The genomic region GAGTCTCAAGAAAGAATACCCAGTGCAGGTAAATCAAGAAGTGATAGATCAATTGGTAAGTAAAAAATAAGAGGAATGAAAACAATATTTTGGGACTTGGTTTGTAGTGTCAATAGTAGGAGCGTATTCCTTTTCTTGTTGACCTCGGTTTGCTTATCTGCATGTAGCCTTTGGCAGGGCGATAGTGGTGCTGGAAGTGGGAAAACTGGGAAGTCAAAAAAAATTGCTCAAGTGGGGGCCTCTATACTATATGCTGACGACCTTCAGGGGGTGATACACCCTGGAATGCTTGCTAAGGACAGCGCCAGGCTAGCGAGAGAATATATTGATGCTTGGGTTAAACGTGAAGTAGTGTTAGAGGAAGCCCGTAATCAGAAAAAAATAGACAAAGACGAAATAAAACAAAAGGTAAAAAAATTTAAAGATAACTTGTTGAGGTATGTGCTTGAAGAGCGACATGTAAATAATAACCTTGATACTTTAGTGAAAGATAGTGAGGTGAAGGCTTATTATGAAGCCAATAAAGGGAACTTTGTACTCAAACAGCATATTATCAAAGGTATACTAATTAAAATTCCTTTGGCGAGCACTGGCAGGGATTCTTCGTCAAGTTTAAAAGTAGGTAAACTACTAATGAGTACAAATGCCAATCGAAAAAAAACTCTTAGAGATTTTTGTGTAAAATCAGCTGAGTTTTATCATATAGAAGATAGTACTTGGGTAGGGTTTGATGACCTTATCAATAATACACCATTTAATGGAGTAAATGATAAAGCCGCCTTACTAAAGCAAAGTAAGTTTCAGTATTCACGCAAACAAGATAAAAAGTATGTGTATTATCTTAAAGTGCGTGATTTTAAATTAGTCAATCAAGAGACTCCTTATGAGTTTGCCAAACCACACATTGTTGAATTAATTTTGCAGAAAAGAAAGGTTGAGTTGATTCAAAAAATGGAAGAAGACATCCTTAAAAAGGCACGAAAGTCTAAAAAAATTAAAATTTATTAAATGCAGCAAAATATCATGCAAAAGTTGATTTTTAAATCGTACATAAAAGTCTTGTTACTATGCCTTGCCATAGGTTTCTCTTCTATGAGTATGGCACAGGGTGGTGGACAGCTTGTCGATAAAATTATAGCGAAAGTAAATAATAACATTATACTAGAGTCAGATTTACAGCAAAGGTATCTTGAGATCATTTCCCAAAGTCAGACAACAGCCCCTGAAAAAGACTTGAAGTGTAAAATTTTGGAAGAAATGATCATTCAAAAGCTTCTGGTAGCCAAGGCTGAGATTGATTCAGTCATTGTAAGTGACATAGAGGTAAACTTGCAGCTTGATAGAAGAATTGATTATATGCTGAAGAGTGTAGGGGGAGAAAAGCAACAGTTGGAAAAACTCTATGGTAAAACAATGGATCAAATTAAAGAAGATATCCGTGATATTTTGAAAGAACAAATGACGGTATCAAAGATGAATGGAGAGATTACCTCTACCGTGAAAATTACCCCAAAGGAGGTAAGGCAATATTTTGATTCAATTCCTAAAGATAGTCTACCTTACTTTTCGGACGAAGTAGAGGTAGGGCATATTGTGAAAATACCGGAGCCTACCAAAGAGCAAAAACAGAAAATCAGACAAAAACTCGAAAAAATCAGAGGACGTCTAATGAAGGGCGAAGATTTTGCTCAACTTGCGCAAGAATTTTCTCAAGATTATGTAAGTGCCA from Microscilla marina ATCC 23134 harbors:
- a CDS encoding peptidylprolyl isomerase → MQKLIFKSYIKVLLLCLAIGFSSMSMAQGGGQLVDKIIAKVNNNIILESDLQQRYLEIISQSQTTAPEKDLKCKILEEMIIQKLLVAKAEIDSVIVSDIEVNLQLDRRIDYMLKSVGGEKQQLEKLYGKTMDQIKEDIRDILKEQMTVSKMNGEITSTVKITPKEVRQYFDSIPKDSLPYFSDEVEVGHIVKIPEPTKEQKQKIRQKLEKIRGRLMKGEDFAQLAQEFSQDYVSAKQGGNLGWQTRGVFVPKFEAAVFRLKKNEISKVIETQLGFHVIQLLERRGNEFNTRHIFLKPDYSLVDVGEASHFLDSVRTRILKDSLKFEVAAKNFSDDKITAGNGGMLTSQATGASMIATNDLDSYLFLTLDTMKVGTVTPPQSYRTDDGKTAVRIIYFKKKISGHMAALSKDYQKIYNAALNDKKARAINKWFNKVKGEMFIKIDKAYKDCKVLSSN